One region of Flavobacterium sp. GSB-24 genomic DNA includes:
- a CDS encoding class I SAM-dependent methyltransferase translates to MKQEELQAIASQLKNPSGEKGIEMANMMNETNINMTRHSIQNLNISKENKILELGHGNAGHVEFLFEQAEKLKYYGLEMSELMFQEARQINRNFVSQKQAFFSLYDGNIIPFEEESFDKIFTVNTIYFWQEPEKLLLEIYRVLKSNGNFCLTFAEEDFMKKLPFTQFEFELYSTEKAQKLIEKSPFKIVYTETQTEKVKSKTGELVDRAFTTIVLEK, encoded by the coding sequence ATGAAACAAGAAGAATTACAAGCGATAGCCTCTCAACTAAAAAATCCATCGGGAGAAAAAGGAATCGAAATGGCAAATATGATGAACGAAACAAACATCAATATGACGCGCCATTCGATTCAAAATTTAAATATATCCAAAGAAAATAAAATTCTGGAATTAGGCCACGGAAACGCTGGTCATGTTGAATTTTTGTTTGAACAGGCGGAAAAACTAAAATATTATGGATTAGAAATGTCCGAGCTGATGTTTCAGGAAGCGCGCCAGATTAACAGAAATTTTGTGTCTCAAAAACAAGCTTTCTTTTCACTTTATGACGGAAATATAATTCCGTTTGAAGAAGAATCTTTCGATAAAATATTTACGGTAAATACCATTTATTTTTGGCAGGAGCCAGAGAAATTACTTTTAGAAATTTACAGGGTTTTAAAATCAAATGGAAATTTCTGCTTAACATTTGCAGAGGAAGATTTTATGAAGAAACTTCCGTTTACTCAATTTGAATTTGAACTTTACAGTACAGAAAAAGCGCAGAAACTAATTGAAAAATCACCTTTTAAGATTGTGTATACAGAAACACAGACAGAAAAAGTAAAAAGCAAAACAGGAGAATTGGTTGACAGAGCTTTTACGACTATTGTTCTAGAGAAATAA